The DNA segment CACTCGCGGGCGAATTCTTCCCGACTACCCAAGGCACCGGGGCGCAGCACGTCGACGACGTTGTAGATCTCGCCGCCGTAGTTGTAGATCGGGGTGTCCGAGAGCCCGATGCGGTATGTGGCCGCTGCCGAGATCGTCGCGGCTGCCTTGTACCGGTTGGACTCATCGCGGCGCAACTCCTGAACCTCGTCGAAGATCACCGTGCGCACAACACCTTTGAGGTGGTGCTGCCACTTATCGAGCTTCGCGTAGTTCATGACGATCAGGTCGGCGGTGCGGCCCCGGCGCTGCAGGGAATGGATGGGTCCCGTGCGCACCTCCACCGACGTCAGCTGCGGATAGAACTCTCTGAGTTGACGGCGCCACTGCCGCGGCATCGCCCCGGTGAGCGTCACCGCCAGGGCGGGACGGGCCTCGGGCTGTTCCAACAGGGCCAGACCGGTGAAGGTCTTCCCCATGCCCAGTTCGTCGGCGAGCACGACTCCACCAGTCGCCCACACCAAATCTCGTGCGGTGCGCTGATATTCGCGCAGCGGCACAGCCGGAGTCACCCATCCCGGCCCACCGCCGACATCGAGCGGTCGACCGGCCAGCACCTGCTGCACAGCTGCCTCGGTACGCCGATGCTCACTGGCTAGCGCCCGCAGTCGTCGCCGGTCCTGCACGCTGGCACTCATCGGGTGCCGATCGACGAGCCACTCCAGGTCGCGCGCCACCTCCAGGGTCGCCTTCAGGGTCACCGTGCCCCGCGTGGTGGCCGAAACGCGCGGGAAGATGCGCTTGATGCGGATCATGACATCCGGTGCCGCCTCGACCTCCCAGAAACCGGTCGACAGCCACCGGTACCGGCCGACCACGCGCGCGGTCATCGGGTCAACCCCGGTCCGGGTAGGGCAGCGACGCGCACGGGCTTCCCAAGGATCTCCGCCGGCATCCCGGACAGCGACGACAGCCGCGGTGTGGCGACCACGATCGCCTTGACTCTGCGGTGATTGGCGTACCGCACCAGTTGGGACAGCACCGCCGAGCCGCTGGCCCGCATCTTCAACTCGACCGCGACGCAGCCTTGCACCAGGAAATCGGGGCGCTCTTGCGCGCTGAGCCGGAATTCCCGCTCGAGGCCGAACCCAGCCTCACGCAATACCAGCTCGACGCCGTTTTGCAGCTCGACCTCGCGGCTGGCCCGGTAGATCCGCTCCCCCAGGACCGCCACGACGCGCTCGGCGATCGCCACCGGGGTGGCCTCGGATGCGACGGCCCCGCTCATGACGCCGTCTCCAGGTTCGGGCCCTCGATCACAGTGCTGTCGCTCAACAGCCGGGCCCACCGCGGGTCGACGTCGCGCATGTCGTCATGCGCCGAGGCGGTCAAGCACT comes from the Mycobacterium sp. JS623 genome and includes:
- a CDS encoding SNF2-related protein, which gives rise to MTARVVGRYRWLSTGFWEVEAAPDVMIRIKRIFPRVSATTRGTVTLKATLEVARDLEWLVDRHPMSASVQDRRRLRALASEHRRTEAAVQQVLAGRPLDVGGGPGWVTPAVPLREYQRTARDLVWATGGVVLADELGMGKTFTGLALLEQPEARPALAVTLTGAMPRQWRRQLREFYPQLTSVEVRTGPIHSLQRRGRTADLIVMNYAKLDKWQHHLKGVVRTVIFDEVQELRRDESNRYKAAATISAAATYRIGLSDTPIYNYGGEIYNVVDVLRPGALGSREEFAREWCHTSSLNSKTRVHDPVALRSFLTAQGLLLRRELEEVGIQVPPAIPIEWSVPSDPTVLNEISGNAAALARLILDQSANPRERWTAAGQFDWIMRQHTGIAKAPFVADVVDLMLQSESRVMLLGWHHAVHDIWAERLRRHNPAMYTGRQTDTQKARSLEDFIAGRSRVLILSLRSGAGIDGLQKVVSTVVFGEMDWSPAVHRQAIGRARRPGQTKPVRAYFCTTDQGSDPVMLETLDLKKMQYDLLIQGVDEGQAQATPERMTGERYDQIRRMAAQYLRQTSNAEPIRRTA